DNA from Thermococcus argininiproducens:
CTGTAAATGGCAGTATTGAAGTTTATGTTCCAAAAAACGCCAATGTGGAAGTTAGAGCAAGTACTGTAAATGGAAAGATAACTACTGACATACCAGGAGAGATTTCAAAGACACCTATTTACGGACCAAAATCATTCATGGGGATTCTTGGAGAGGGAAGACACAAACTGAAGATATCTGCAGTGAATGGGAGTATTACAATTAAGCTGAGATGATGCAGAGGATATCAAACACTATTGCACCCATCCAGTGAAGAAAAAAGCTTGGTAGAAAGCTCTCACTTTTTAGACCTATTTTTGCAAATGCTATTCCCGCAAAGAATGAATAAGGGACCTCCAGTGCTGGCTTTCCTATATGTACAAGAGTATATGGGATATTTTGTGCGAGTATGCCGAGCCACTCATTTTCCTTAGCCAGGGGAAAGAGTAATATTCCTCTGTAAAATGCCTCATGGGCAAACATTACAACTCCGATGAGGAGTTCTTTGAAGAGAAACTCTGACCAGGACGTGTAGGTGAAAATAGGATAATAATCTCTGAAGGTGCCTAATCGGGAGGCATACATGCTTATAGGAAGCGCCATGAAAAAAAGCATAAACGCCCATTTATATCCTTCTTTTTTGCCAAATTTAAACCCCATCTCATTTAGCTTAAACCCAAGGGAGTACGCTACTATAAGGGGAATTATCACATAAAAGAGGATATTATAAAAAGCCCATTCATATATGTTAGTCCCTAAAGAACGACTA
Protein-coding regions in this window:
- the mrtA gene encoding CPBP family archaeomyxosortase MrtA, whose translation is MKSSFALYLVGIFLVILSRSLGTNIYEWAFYNILFYVIIPLIVAYSLGFKLNEMGFKFGKKEGYKWAFMLFFMALPISMYASRLGTFRDYYPIFTYTSWSEFLFKELLIGVVMFAHEAFYRGILLFPLAKENEWLGILAQNIPYTLVHIGKPALEVPYSFFAGIAFAKIGLKSESFLPSFFLHWMGAIVFDILCIISA